The Peribacillus simplex genome contains the following window.
CCGTCCCATTGATACAGTAAGAAGCACCAAGGAATTCATTAAAGAATAAATGATAGCCTTTTGCGAATTATATATTGGTTAATGCCCATACTAAATCAGGTAGAAATAAAAAATGGAATAATCATTTGAAATAGAAAAAATGCTCTGGAGGAATGAATCATGACAAAAGATTTTTACACCGCGATTAAAGAGAGACGATCATATTATGGAATCAATAAAGAAGTCCAAGTATCGGATGAGAAAATTAAAGAAATAGTTGAATTTGCGGTAAAACACACACCATCTGCTTTTAATTCCCAATCCTCCCGCCTTGTTGTTTTGACAGGCTCGGCACATGATAAATTTTGGGATATTACGACACAGGCTTTAAGGAAAGCTGTTGGAGATAGAGATTTCTCTGGTACTCAACAAAAAATGGATTCCTTTAAAGCGGGATATGGGTCAGTATTATTCTTTGAAGATGAATCTGTGGTGAAATCACTTCAAGAACAATTTGCAACTTATGCCGATAACTTCCCAATCTGGTCTCAACAAACATCAGGCATGCATCAATTAGTTGTTTGGACTGCACTCGAAGCAGAAGGATTGGGAGCAACTTTACAGCATTATAATCCTCTAATTGATGATGAAGTGAAAAAAGAATGGGATGTTCCAAGTAACTGGAAATTGATTGCGCAAATGCCATTTGGAAATCCAACAGCTCAACCGGGTGATAAAGAGTTCAAACCACTTGAGGATCGTATAAACTTTTATAAATAAAGTGGACTGATAAGATAAACATTGTTGAGAGCCAATTCTGATTGGCTCTCAGTTTGTAGACAAAAGGGGTTCGGAATTAAAAAATTCCGAACCCCTTTTGAAATTCCCATTATTTTCGCCTAAAGTTAAGTGATTGGGGCTCTACGAGCCCACTATGTTAGGCCATTTTCGGACCTCGCCATGTCCAATTGGCCATCTTCTTTAAATTAATGGCAGCGAAAGTAAGCATCGCCTGCATCGACAATTTTTTAAGTCCCCTTAAAGTAGTCCAACGCATATCATGCTTTTCTTTTGCATCTGCGAATACACGCTCAATCGTTTCTTTACGTTTAGCATATATAGGTTTTACATCTTGATGATGACGCAGATGATCTGCTTCTTCCACATGTGTTTGCCAGATATGCCGTGTCACCACTTTTTGACAGTCTTTGCTTTCTGTACACCGAGATAAAAATGAGCATGTTGTACAAATTTGTTTTGGAGATTTGTACTCGCGATAGCCCTCTTTATTTGTTGTTGAGTACTATAAAGTTTCGCCCGAAGGGCAAAGGAACAATCAAAATGTTCATCGTATACATAGTCCTGTTTGCTGAAAAATCCTTCTTTGGTCGAGGACGTGTATAAGGTAAAGTCCGTATGATTTCTTTGTTAAATAGGTAGCTTGTAATCGCTGGTGTTTTATAAGCTGCGGCAACAGCTTCAGGTTTTCCAACTTTCTCAATCACTTGTTCAACTAGTGGCTCTAAGATCTCACTGTCATGTATATTTCCAGGTGTTACAATCGTTCCCAATACAAAACCGTTGCGGTCTGCGGCCGCGTGGAATGAATAGGCAAACTGTTTTGTTCGTTCATCTTTCACATAGTAGCCACTCTCAGAATCCGTTGTACTTTCTTTAACTCTTTGGTCTCTTCTTTATCAAATTTATCTGGTGGAAAAGGCTTCTTTCCATGGTTTTCACGATCTTGATTGATTTCTTCTTGAAGACGCCCTTGATACGCTCGTGTTTCTTTACGAACGATTTTCTTTTCAAATTTCCGTTTATTCGCACTGGCTTTCACATGTGTGGAATCCACGAAAACGTGTTCAGCACTTATTAACTTTTTATTAGCAGCTGTCATTAAAATGCGATAGAAAATCTGTTCAAACAGGTCTGTATCTTTAAAGCGTCGCTCATAATTTTTCCCGAACGTAGAGAAATGAGGTACTTTATCATGGAAACCATAGCCTAAGAACCAACGGTAAGCCATATTGGTTTCAACTTCTTCAATCGTTTTACGCATGGAACGAATACCGAAGGTATATTGAATGAATGTCAGTTTAACTAAAATAACTGGATCAATACTTGGGCGTCCTACCTCTGAATACATCTCTTTCACCAAGTCATAAATGAAAGTGAAGTCAATGGCAGCCTCCATTTTACGAACCAAATGGTTCGGTGGCACCAGTTGATCTAACGTAATCATTTCAAGTTGATCTCGCTGAATAGAATCATGTTTAGAAAGCATCCTCATCACCTCAAGTTTTAATACTTCTATTTTAAAACAAAAATGACTCCAGGCAAAAGTGTTTATCTAAAAGGTAAGACAAAGTTGATTGGAACGGAAGGTACGAGACTCCTGCGGGAAAAGCGCGTCTAGGGGAGACCCCGCAGGCGAAAGCCGAGGAGGCTCCCCGACCGCCCGCGGAAAGCGAGTGCCTGGAGTGGAAAATCAACGGCCAAATTGTACAACTCATAAAAAATAGACAAACTCGATTTTCATCGAGTTTGTCTACAGTCTGAGAGCCAATTCTGATTGGCTCTCTTTTGTTTGTGCTCATTTGCCCATGTTTTCATTATTACAATAGCAAAAAATATATTTCCACTATTTTTTGCTATAAAGTGACTATACATTTGTAAAAGTTCTATATGTAATAATTTTGCTTGTTATTCAATTCTTTAAAAATGAGAGCTATTCCTTGGTCAAGTTTTTGTATATTTGTATTGGACACGTTTATCTTTACTATTTTTTCCTGGTGAAAACCATCTATATAATTTTGACCTATCGTCTCTACCAGTACTTGTTGATTTTGTAAGTTTTTGATGAGGTGAGCACTATTTAAACGATGAGGCAGTACGATATGAGCGTTCATACATATGGATGAGGGGCGATAAAAGCCTTGAGCAGAGTGCTTTTCTAGAGCATCATATAGCAATTTTGCACGCCCTAGATAGGACAGACGTACTTTGTTTCTATGGCGTTCAAACATACCGCTCTTTATATAGATTTCCAAGG
Protein-coding sequences here:
- a CDS encoding nitroreductase family protein, with product MTKDFYTAIKERRSYYGINKEVQVSDEKIKEIVEFAVKHTPSAFNSQSSRLVVLTGSAHDKFWDITTQALRKAVGDRDFSGTQQKMDSFKAGYGSVLFFEDESVVKSLQEQFATYADNFPIWSQQTSGMHQLVVWTALEAEGLGATLQHYNPLIDDEVKKEWDVPSNWKLIAQMPFGNPTAQPGDKEFKPLEDRINFYK